In the genome of Arthrobacter sp. PAMC25284, the window AGCCGGAGGATTACACCCTGGACGTGGACATCCGCGATCTCGATGCGGTCATGAAGCACACCTCCAGCACGGACATCTTCGGTCACAGTTTCGGCGGCGCGGTTGCCCTGCACGCGGCGCGCACCCTGCCGGTGGAACGCCTGGCGGTTTACGACCCGGCCGTGTCCGTGAACCACAGCGTGACGGCGGACTGGACCGTGGAATATGAAAAGGCGACGGCGGCCGGCGACGACGACCGCGCCCTGGCCGTGCTGATCAAGGGCCTGGAGACCAGCAGCGCCCTGTCCCGGATGCCGCTGTCGATGCTGACCCTGGCAAACAAGCTCTCCGCTGCCACCCCGCTGGGCAAGCAGATGCGCGACCTGATGAAAACCGGCGTCCGCGAGATCAAGGCCATCATCGCCGCCGATATGCCGGCCGAGCCGTTCCTGGAGCTGCCGCTGGAGACGCTGATCATCGTGGGCGAGAAGAGCCCGGCCTATTTCGGTGTCGCCTGCGCCCAGATCCACGACGTGCTCTCCGGCTCCAGCTACACGATCCTGCCCGGTATGGGGCACGACGGTGTCAACAAGGCGCCGGACAAGCTGATCACCGAA includes:
- a CDS encoding alpha/beta fold hydrolase, which codes for MTRENIRTPDGGTIELFSTGAELAAAGSGIVVVPASMVTAADYTRFAQKLSASLGRPVHTFNRRGRGASAPQPEDYTLDVDIRDLDAVMKHTSSTDIFGHSFGGAVALHAARTLPVERLAVYDPAVSVNHSVTADWTVEYEKATAAGDDDRALAVLIKGLETSSALSRMPLSMLTLANKLSAATPLGKQMRDLMKTGVREIKAIIAADMPAEPFLELPLETLIIVGEKSPAYFGVACAQIHDVLSGSSYTILPGMGHDGVNKAPDKLITELSEFFAS